A portion of the Methanomassiliicoccus sp. genome contains these proteins:
- the argH gene encoding argininosuccinate lyase: MSGERKTLWSGRFSEGAAESTLLFTTSLAVDQRLARYDILGSLAHARMLTRQGIISAQDGEAIQGGLHSIMAQVEEGTLPVQESLEDIHSNIEFLLTDMVGDAGARLHTARSRNDQVVTDLRMFMRDATLDTLEAISALQKALMERASDSLEIILPGFTHIQHAQPVTVGHWLMAHFFRLQRDAERLVDSYKRLNVCPLGSAALAGTTYKIDRLSTASLLGFDAPCPNSIDGVSDRDFVAEYLFAATLTAVHLSSLCEELVYWSSSEFGFLEMADSYSTGSSIMPQKKNPDVAELIRGRTGASVGDLVNILTTMKGLPTAYNRDLQEDKPAVFAAYDRLIPCLRMAAAMVATMRLNEERMLNACKDGYINATDLADYLVMKGLPFRRAHEVVGAIVRYAIDNRKRLEDLNVYELKGFCGIIDRDVFSVLPVDRCVARRTSIGGTSPEVTPMQLSQAMSVLHRQSEFVDRERTRVERAFATLMS, translated from the coding sequence ATGAGCGGGGAAAGGAAGACGCTGTGGTCCGGGCGGTTCAGCGAGGGGGCGGCGGAGAGCACGCTGCTATTCACCACCTCCCTTGCCGTCGACCAGCGGTTGGCAAGGTACGATATATTGGGTTCCTTGGCCCACGCCCGGATGTTGACCCGCCAGGGCATTATATCCGCCCAGGACGGCGAGGCCATCCAGGGCGGGCTGCATTCAATCATGGCGCAGGTCGAAGAGGGGACCCTGCCGGTGCAGGAGAGCTTGGAGGATATTCACTCCAATATCGAGTTCCTGCTCACGGATATGGTCGGGGACGCCGGGGCCCGGCTGCATACCGCCCGGAGCCGAAACGACCAGGTGGTCACAGACCTTCGTATGTTCATGCGTGACGCCACCCTCGATACGTTGGAGGCCATCAGCGCGCTGCAGAAGGCCCTCATGGAGCGGGCCAGCGATAGCCTGGAGATCATCCTCCCCGGTTTCACTCACATCCAGCATGCCCAGCCGGTGACGGTCGGGCACTGGCTGATGGCCCACTTCTTCCGCCTGCAGCGGGACGCCGAACGGCTCGTGGACTCCTATAAACGGCTGAACGTCTGTCCCCTCGGCTCTGCCGCCCTGGCCGGCACCACCTACAAGATCGACCGCCTGAGCACCGCCAGCCTTCTGGGCTTCGACGCTCCCTGCCCCAACTCCATCGACGGGGTGTCGGACCGCGACTTTGTGGCCGAGTACCTCTTCGCTGCTACCCTCACCGCCGTACACCTCTCCTCGCTGTGCGAGGAGCTGGTGTACTGGTCGTCCTCCGAGTTTGGATTCCTGGAGATGGCCGATTCGTATTCGACCGGCAGCAGCATCATGCCCCAGAAGAAGAACCCCGACGTTGCAGAGCTGATCCGGGGGCGGACTGGGGCCTCGGTCGGGGATCTGGTCAACATCCTGACGACGATGAAGGGGTTGCCGACCGCTTACAACCGAGACCTCCAAGAGGACAAACCGGCGGTCTTCGCCGCCTATGATCGCCTGATCCCCTGCCTGAGAATGGCCGCGGCGATGGTAGCGACCATGCGCTTGAACGAAGAGAGAATGCTCAACGCGTGCAAGGACGGTTACATCAACGCCACCGATCTTGCTGACTACCTGGTCATGAAGGGTCTTCCTTTCCGCCGGGCCCACGAGGTTGTGGGGGCCATCGTGCGCTACGCCATCGACAACAGGAAACGCCTGGAGGACCTCAACGTGTACGAACTCAAGGGCTTCTGCGGCATCATAGACCGCGACGTGTTCTCCGTTCTGCCGGTGGATAGGTGCGTAGCCCGTAGGACCTCGATCGGGGGCACATCGCCGGAGGTCACCCCCATGCAGCTAAGCCAGGCGATGTCCGTCCTGCACCGTCAGAGTGAGTTCGTGGACCGGGAGAGGACGAGAGTTGAGCGGGCCTTCGCCACCCTGATGAGTTGA
- a CDS encoding MBL fold metallo-hydrolase, whose translation MTALESVKWQPVPGFECVELYPFIRKPDIVSCNSYVLRTPCELIVIDPGADAEQMARILEIVQQGVAAGLDATFYLTHCHVDHCFQIVSAYHSEGKGSMKLAVQEAGAEALRSLDPDLTQAKVMGWAFPPSSLQISCSSLLDGGELTGEVSLGTKMDAMPTCEGLTLRRQIVPLDGGAMEVFHTPGHSPDSVCYLVGRMLFTGDLLFAADPGIAGQVGWNRDDLVTSVRNVLWLLKNREIDLCCPGHGRPVDTETARAILEGMLQRAGELGSIQTNDLDRIRFTSDYALDILMEANEAFSVLAGRLYYLSYYLEELEESEEARRCRECLESDKIDELLAKFHHFVEEFLQGQKVQLQVILKAIQTIQSIEHLFRGTKLEELMDASVLRRTSRLLGDFTNAVKGLEFDIEMTTAQLDVLVDLTIGTLASPPPPEEEILDAVGDDDAYLAALAKRIAHLPIYDGMTFSVSKEGDADLAVRIDERRFVDALCGLLEEYVGLEVREIVLGLTGGDWPTVTITADVKGQVLDQEKERSHRRRFELAGARLKSEEDPACLLIEMEAPGRNG comes from the coding sequence ATGACTGCCTTGGAGAGCGTAAAATGGCAGCCTGTACCTGGCTTCGAGTGTGTCGAGCTATACCCGTTCATAAGGAAGCCGGACATCGTGTCCTGCAACTCCTATGTCCTGCGAACCCCCTGCGAGCTTATCGTCATCGACCCGGGTGCCGATGCCGAGCAGATGGCTCGCATACTGGAGATAGTGCAGCAGGGGGTCGCCGCCGGCCTCGACGCGACTTTCTACCTTACTCATTGCCACGTTGATCACTGCTTCCAGATCGTGTCGGCGTACCACAGCGAGGGAAAAGGGTCGATGAAGCTGGCAGTCCAGGAGGCGGGGGCTGAGGCGTTGAGATCCCTCGATCCTGACCTGACGCAGGCCAAGGTGATGGGCTGGGCTTTCCCGCCGTCTTCCCTCCAGATAAGCTGCTCCTCCCTGCTGGATGGAGGAGAATTGACCGGAGAGGTCTCCCTGGGAACGAAGATGGACGCCATGCCGACATGCGAAGGTCTAACGCTGAGGCGGCAGATCGTGCCGCTCGACGGAGGCGCCATGGAAGTGTTCCATACCCCGGGCCACAGCCCGGACAGCGTGTGTTATCTGGTCGGTAGGATGCTCTTCACTGGGGACCTCCTGTTCGCCGCTGACCCCGGCATTGCCGGGCAGGTCGGATGGAACCGGGACGACCTGGTGACCTCGGTGAGGAACGTCCTCTGGCTGCTGAAGAACAGGGAGATCGACCTATGCTGCCCCGGCCACGGTAGGCCAGTGGACACCGAGACGGCCAGGGCCATCCTGGAGGGCATGCTGCAGAGGGCTGGCGAGCTCGGGTCGATACAAACGAACGATCTGGACCGCATCAGGTTCACGTCCGACTACGCACTGGATATCCTCATGGAGGCGAACGAGGCGTTCTCCGTCCTCGCCGGCCGCTTGTATTACCTCTCCTACTATCTCGAGGAGCTGGAGGAGTCGGAGGAGGCCCGTCGGTGCAGGGAATGCCTCGAGTCCGACAAGATCGACGAGCTCCTGGCGAAGTTCCATCACTTCGTAGAGGAGTTCCTGCAGGGCCAGAAGGTCCAACTACAGGTCATCCTCAAGGCGATACAGACGATACAATCCATCGAACACCTATTTCGAGGCACTAAGCTGGAGGAACTCATGGATGCGTCGGTCCTTAGGCGCACCTCGAGGCTGCTGGGCGATTTCACCAACGCGGTGAAGGGGCTGGAGTTCGATATCGAGATGACGACAGCCCAGCTGGACGTCCTGGTTGATCTCACCATCGGCACCCTCGCCTCGCCCCCGCCTCCCGAGGAGGAAATCCTCGATGCCGTGGGTGACGACGACGCCTACCTGGCAGCGCTGGCGAAGAGAATCGCCCACCTTCCCATCTACGATGGGATGACTTTCAGCGTGAGCAAGGAGGGGGACGCGGATCTTGCGGTCCGCATCGACGAGAGACGGTTCGTCGACGCGCTGTGCGGGCTCCTGGAGGAGTACGTAGGGCTGGAGGTCAGAGAGATCGTCCTAGGGCTGACCGGCGGTGACTGGCCGACCGTGACCATAACCGCTGATGTCAAGGGGCAGGTCCTAGATCAGGAGAAGGAGAGGTCCCACCGCCGGCGGTTCGAGCTGGCCGGCGCTAGGCTCAAAAGTGAGGAAGACCCTGCGTGCCTCCTCATCGAGATGGAGGCCCCCGGGAGAAATGGATAA
- a CDS encoding glycosyltransferase, translating to MRVAMFTDSFLPARDGVVNSILTTKAQLERLGHDVYIFAPEPCNGHREEGVFYFRLLSYKRCPGYSLSPFPTNKCEILNDLDVDVIHTHGLLFMGVRSMFAARTMKLPVVVSFHTMITDAAKYYAPMPIPEWMTNRLFWIYLKQLLERADSVVAPTAAIKSELLSYAPAMHRVDIIPTGVDCERFRPDNDGSVIRHRYGLDGERVLLHVGRIAFEKNLDLVIEGYSRLVKKDPQVRLLIVGEGPAKKHYQECVREMGLEGRIIFTGFIPDEELPSVYAACDASVIASKFETQGLVGLEAMASGKPVAGINYRAVKEMIHKGENGFLFEDNPDSCSEAMGSALDHAEEMRWSARRYAMGYSVELSVEKLVELYKYSIERKKMVLDGKVF from the coding sequence ATGCGCGTCGCGATGTTCACTGACAGTTTCCTCCCCGCTCGGGACGGGGTGGTCAACTCGATCCTCACGACCAAGGCCCAGCTGGAACGACTGGGCCACGACGTCTACATCTTCGCCCCCGAGCCCTGCAACGGCCATCGCGAGGAAGGGGTGTTCTACTTTCGCTTGCTTAGTTACAAGCGCTGCCCCGGTTACAGCTTGTCCCCCTTCCCGACGAACAAGTGCGAGATCCTCAATGACCTGGACGTCGATGTGATCCATACCCACGGCCTCCTATTCATGGGTGTCAGGTCGATGTTTGCCGCGCGAACGATGAAGTTGCCGGTGGTCGTCTCCTTCCACACCATGATCACCGATGCGGCCAAGTACTACGCCCCCATGCCGATCCCCGAGTGGATGACCAATCGGTTGTTCTGGATATATCTCAAGCAGCTCCTGGAACGGGCCGACTCGGTGGTCGCTCCGACCGCCGCGATCAAGTCCGAGCTCCTGTCCTACGCTCCGGCCATGCACCGCGTGGACATCATCCCCACGGGGGTCGATTGCGAGCGCTTCAGACCGGACAACGACGGATCGGTCATTCGCCATCGGTATGGGTTGGACGGCGAACGGGTTCTGCTCCATGTCGGAAGGATAGCCTTCGAGAAGAACCTGGACCTGGTGATCGAGGGCTACTCCCGCCTAGTGAAAAAAGACCCCCAGGTCCGGCTGCTCATCGTGGGCGAGGGGCCGGCCAAGAAGCACTACCAGGAGTGCGTGAGGGAGATGGGGTTGGAGGGCAGGATCATCTTCACCGGATTCATCCCCGACGAGGAGCTGCCCAGCGTTTATGCGGCCTGTGATGCCTCGGTCATCGCCTCGAAGTTCGAGACCCAGGGATTGGTGGGCCTCGAAGCCATGGCCAGCGGCAAGCCGGTGGCCGGGATCAACTACCGGGCGGTGAAGGAGATGATCCACAAAGGGGAGAATGGCTTCCTGTTCGAGGACAATCCCGACTCCTGCTCTGAGGCCATGGGGAGCGCGCTGGACCATGCTGAGGAGATGCGGTGGAGCGCCCGGCGGTACGCCATGGGCTATTCCGTGGAGCTTAGCGTGGAGAAGCTGGTGGAGCTTTATAAGTACTCCATAGAACGGAAGAAAATGGTTTTGGACGGAAAGGTATTCTAA
- a CDS encoding argininosuccinate synthase encodes MVSSKKKDVVPKPGRKKVVLAYSGGLDTSVAIRWLQDNYDLDVVAVSIDVGQPGDMEKNIGRAKTIGAVAAYAVDAREEFAEGYVWPSLKANALYQGIYPLSTAIARPLIAKILVDVAQKEGADYIAHGCTAKGNDQVRFDVSIGALAPKIGIIAPMREWVMTREEEIDYAKKNDIPIPVKKACPYSTDENLWGRSCECGIIEDASKEPPEDSHEWTVSPLKAPDKPVYVDIAFEKGIPVSVDGRKLPPVELIMKLNQMAGENGVGRIDHVEDRLVGIKSRETYECPAAITLIKAHQALEGMVLTRDVLAYKKGVEQRFSELAYDGLWFSPLREALDAFVESTQKYVTGMVTVKLYKGNVDVVGRESPFSLYNEGLATYAKGDEFDHTSAKGFIYVWGLPLKTVASAHKAKMKVVEQAPPIKAAKKVQRKKAT; translated from the coding sequence ATGGTATCCAGCAAGAAGAAGGACGTCGTCCCCAAACCTGGCAGGAAGAAGGTCGTGCTCGCATACTCCGGCGGCCTGGACACATCGGTGGCCATCCGCTGGCTCCAAGATAACTATGACCTTGATGTGGTGGCCGTCTCCATCGACGTGGGACAGCCGGGGGATATGGAGAAGAACATCGGCAGGGCTAAGACCATCGGTGCGGTCGCCGCCTACGCCGTCGACGCCCGTGAAGAGTTCGCCGAGGGCTATGTCTGGCCTTCCCTCAAGGCCAACGCCCTGTATCAGGGCATCTATCCGCTCTCCACCGCCATCGCCAGGCCGCTCATTGCCAAGATCCTGGTCGACGTCGCCCAAAAGGAAGGGGCGGACTACATCGCCCACGGCTGCACCGCCAAGGGGAACGACCAGGTGCGCTTCGATGTCAGCATCGGAGCGCTGGCACCGAAGATCGGCATCATCGCCCCCATGCGGGAGTGGGTCATGACCCGCGAGGAGGAGATCGACTATGCCAAGAAGAATGACATCCCCATACCGGTGAAGAAGGCCTGCCCGTACTCCACCGACGAGAACCTGTGGGGCCGCAGCTGTGAGTGCGGGATCATCGAGGACGCGTCGAAGGAGCCGCCTGAGGATTCCCACGAGTGGACGGTATCCCCGCTCAAGGCCCCGGACAAGCCAGTATATGTGGACATCGCCTTTGAGAAGGGCATACCGGTCTCCGTCGACGGCCGCAAGCTCCCGCCGGTCGAGCTCATCATGAAGCTCAACCAGATGGCCGGGGAGAACGGCGTCGGCCGCATCGATCATGTCGAGGACCGTCTGGTTGGCATCAAGTCCAGGGAGACCTATGAGTGCCCGGCGGCCATCACCCTCATCAAGGCCCACCAGGCCCTGGAGGGCATGGTGCTTACCAGGGACGTCCTCGCTTACAAGAAGGGAGTGGAGCAGCGCTTCTCCGAGCTGGCCTACGATGGCCTGTGGTTCTCTCCGCTGAGGGAGGCACTGGACGCCTTCGTGGAGAGCACCCAGAAGTATGTCACCGGCATGGTCACGGTAAAGCTCTACAAGGGAAACGTGGATGTCGTCGGGCGGGAGTCCCCCTTCTCGCTGTACAACGAGGGCCTGGCAACCTATGCCAAGGGCGACGAGTTCGATCACACCTCGGCTAAGGGATTCATCTACGTTTGGGGCCTGCCCCTGAAGACGGTGGCCTCGGCGCATAAGGCCAAGATGAAGGTAGTCGAGCAGGCGCCTCCCATCAAGGCGGCCAAGAAGGTCCAGCGCAAGAAGGCCACCTGA
- the thrS gene encoding threonine--tRNA ligase, translated as MKTLYIHSDYLEYAVKKRTPVADQITDQEKQGRWEEVLIDFISVEKQDEEDLEGIAQRAAADVLEVAKKVGAERIVLYPYAHLSSSLSSPDAGKKMLRTMESLLQNEGVEVHRAPFGWYKAFKMSCKGHPLSELSREIRVTAKKQVEVEDFDPAVLLKQVSKSKLSKGDLKENDHRIIGQRLDLFSFYDVAPGMVFWHPKGQAIRNALIDLSREEHRKAGYQEIRTPQVMSDILWKVSGHWGHYKDNIFLTNYDDRQFAVKPMNCPGGILVFKSRERSYRELPLRMLEFGDVHRVELSGVLSGLFRVIQFTQDDAHIYCTEESLEPEIVGVMALVDRFYKLFGFQYRMELSTKPENAMGDPVLWERAEAALRKALEDRGVKYEVNEGDGAFYGPKIDFKIKDSLGREWQTATIQLDFQMPERFQLEYAGDDGKGHRPIMLHRTVYGSLERFMGILLEHLNGNLPVWLAPVQLRIISFKDNNKQAAEAISKKFFDLGYRVELDQSYGTVEGKIRDAELQKIPYIIVIGDKEEQSGTLAIRRHGTKAPKYGVKFDDFVKQLRDESDPHHQA; from the coding sequence ATGAAGACCCTCTACATTCACTCTGACTACCTGGAGTATGCCGTGAAGAAGCGGACCCCCGTGGCAGATCAGATCACCGATCAGGAGAAGCAGGGCCGCTGGGAAGAGGTCCTGATCGATTTCATCAGCGTGGAGAAGCAGGACGAGGAGGACCTCGAGGGCATCGCTCAGAGGGCTGCCGCCGACGTCCTGGAGGTGGCCAAGAAGGTGGGGGCGGAAAGAATCGTGCTGTATCCCTACGCCCACCTCTCATCATCGCTGTCATCGCCTGATGCGGGCAAGAAGATGCTCCGGACCATGGAATCCTTGCTGCAGAATGAGGGGGTGGAGGTCCATCGCGCGCCCTTCGGATGGTACAAGGCGTTCAAGATGAGCTGCAAGGGACACCCGCTCTCCGAGCTCTCGCGGGAGATCCGGGTCACGGCGAAGAAGCAGGTCGAGGTCGAGGACTTCGACCCCGCCGTACTCCTGAAGCAGGTCTCCAAGTCCAAGCTGAGCAAGGGAGATCTCAAGGAGAACGACCACCGCATCATCGGGCAGAGGCTGGACCTCTTCTCGTTCTACGACGTCGCGCCGGGCATGGTATTCTGGCACCCTAAGGGCCAAGCGATCAGGAACGCGCTTATCGACCTCTCCCGGGAGGAGCACCGTAAGGCCGGTTACCAGGAGATACGAACGCCGCAAGTCATGAGCGATATCCTATGGAAGGTGTCCGGCCATTGGGGGCACTACAAGGACAACATCTTCCTGACCAACTACGACGACCGGCAGTTCGCGGTAAAGCCAATGAACTGCCCCGGCGGCATTCTGGTGTTCAAGAGCAGGGAGAGGAGCTACCGCGAACTACCACTGAGGATGCTGGAGTTCGGCGACGTCCACCGCGTCGAGCTCTCCGGCGTGCTGTCTGGCCTGTTCCGGGTCATTCAGTTCACCCAGGACGATGCGCACATCTATTGCACCGAAGAGTCCCTGGAACCAGAGATCGTAGGAGTGATGGCTCTGGTGGACCGATTCTACAAGCTCTTTGGCTTCCAGTACCGCATGGAGCTCTCGACCAAGCCGGAGAACGCCATGGGCGACCCCGTTCTGTGGGAGCGAGCAGAAGCGGCGCTGCGTAAGGCGCTCGAGGACAGGGGGGTGAAGTACGAGGTCAACGAGGGCGACGGTGCCTTCTACGGCCCTAAGATCGACTTCAAGATCAAGGACTCCCTGGGTCGGGAGTGGCAGACCGCCACCATCCAGCTCGACTTCCAGATGCCAGAGCGGTTCCAGCTAGAGTATGCCGGGGACGACGGCAAGGGCCACCGTCCGATCATGCTACACCGTACCGTGTACGGCTCGCTGGAGAGGTTCATGGGCATCCTGCTGGAGCACCTCAATGGCAACCTCCCGGTGTGGCTGGCTCCGGTGCAGCTTCGCATCATCTCGTTCAAGGACAACAACAAGCAGGCGGCCGAGGCCATCAGCAAGAAGTTCTTCGATCTCGGCTACCGCGTGGAGCTGGACCAGAGCTATGGCACTGTGGAGGGCAAGATCCGCGACGCCGAGCTGCAGAAGATCCCCTACATCATTGTCATAGGGGACAAGGAGGAGCAGAGCGGCACCCTGGCCATAAGGCGCCACGGGACCAAGGCCCCGAAGTACGGGGTGAAGTTCGACGACTTTGTGAAGCAGCTGAGAGATGAGTCGGACCCCCACCACCAGGCATGA
- the thiD gene encoding bifunctional hydroxymethylpyrimidine kinase/phosphomethylpyrimidine kinase — protein sequence MLVALTIAGSDSVGGAGIEADVKSMAAQGIHAAVAVTAITAQNTTRVAGIFPLPATEVVAQIDAVLEDVHVSAAKTGMLYSAGIATAIADRLSGENIPLVIDPVLVAGVGDALNRDDLIEALREHVIPLATIVTPNVPEAEALVGYKIEDDATVRRACRDLAGMGAEAVLLKGGHMKTAECTDTLFHDGKFLLLSGPRVDVRGHGGGCILSSYLAANLAKGSSVWESALASRAAIGDAIIARHVIGRGVPIVEPLGRQLRDAQRFQALSRLRSAAGEAAMAGPSGWLLGENLSMAFALSGAEGAEDVCAVAVPSGQGIACPCPSFGTARGLGLAILAAMKVDGRMRAGAELPFSEELAKAVRKTKLSSRTIRDGHRSSLESGMGPEDGLMLLDCVPDVVVDRGGPGRGPAIRLFASSPEELLGKLRTMTR from the coding sequence ATGCTCGTCGCGCTGACCATCGCTGGCTCCGATTCGGTGGGAGGGGCGGGTATCGAGGCCGACGTCAAGTCCATGGCCGCTCAGGGGATACACGCCGCCGTGGCTGTGACCGCCATCACTGCCCAGAACACCACCCGGGTGGCAGGCATTTTTCCTCTCCCGGCAACAGAGGTGGTGGCCCAGATCGACGCTGTGCTCGAGGACGTCCACGTCTCCGCAGCCAAGACCGGGATGCTGTACTCCGCCGGGATAGCCACCGCTATCGCCGACCGGCTGTCCGGAGAGAATATTCCATTGGTGATCGACCCCGTCCTGGTGGCGGGTGTCGGTGATGCTCTGAACCGCGATGATCTCATCGAGGCGCTGAGGGAACACGTTATACCACTGGCGACTATCGTCACACCCAATGTGCCCGAAGCTGAGGCACTGGTTGGCTATAAGATCGAGGACGACGCCACGGTCCGTAGGGCCTGCCGAGATCTCGCCGGGATGGGGGCGGAAGCGGTGTTGCTGAAGGGCGGGCACATGAAGACCGCGGAGTGCACCGATACCTTGTTCCACGACGGGAAGTTCCTGCTCCTATCCGGTCCCCGGGTGGACGTTCGAGGGCACGGCGGCGGGTGCATCCTCTCATCGTACCTCGCGGCCAACCTGGCCAAAGGATCAAGTGTCTGGGAGAGCGCCCTGGCATCCAGGGCGGCCATCGGCGATGCCATTATCGCTCGCCACGTCATCGGCAGAGGTGTGCCGATAGTGGAGCCGTTAGGAAGACAGCTCCGTGACGCTCAGCGGTTCCAAGCATTGTCGCGACTGCGCTCCGCGGCGGGGGAGGCGGCAATGGCCGGGCCCTCGGGGTGGTTACTTGGAGAAAATCTCAGCATGGCCTTCGCCCTCTCCGGGGCGGAGGGCGCCGAGGACGTCTGCGCGGTAGCGGTCCCGTCAGGGCAAGGGATCGCCTGCCCGTGCCCCTCCTTCGGCACGGCTAGGGGGCTTGGCCTGGCGATCCTGGCCGCCATGAAGGTCGACGGCCGAATGAGAGCTGGGGCAGAGCTCCCGTTCTCTGAGGAACTTGCCAAGGCGGTGAGGAAGACAAAGCTGTCCTCGCGGACGATCAGGGATGGGCATCGGTCATCCCTGGAATCTGGAATGGGGCCGGAAGATGGATTAATGCTGCTTGATTGTGTCCCTGACGTGGTCGTCGACCGGGGCGGACCGGGACGAGGGCCGGCGATACGCCTGTTCGCTTCCTCTCCCGAAGAGCTGCTGGGCAAACTGAGAACGATGACGAGATGA
- a CDS encoding FKBP-type peptidyl-prolyl cis-trans isomerase, translating into MASKSSKPGWLRYKSSLVVVVLVLLVVGGSVGAYELMGSDRTVQSGDLVKVNYIGKLPNGQVFDTSLYSVATDNATYPKALCFSFRGNSSTYTTLSFTVGKDSMIEGFENGVMGMKAGETKTFVITPDEAYGDANTSKITTMNLTETIPVQKTMSVTEFKAYFGESPTKFTLYTDPNYGWTVWTTMVDSSNVVLQNQPVNGTTYKAFDSSTDPSYGWNITAEYDSTGTNIIIHHHLDASSAMTVKGIDSSTTLYVTGVDESAGTAVIDKNNQILGKDLTFTVTVVSIG; encoded by the coding sequence ATGGCCTCAAAATCCTCTAAACCCGGTTGGCTTCGATACAAAAGCTCGCTGGTGGTCGTCGTCCTAGTCCTGCTCGTGGTGGGCGGTTCGGTCGGGGCGTACGAACTGATGGGCAGCGACAGGACGGTCCAGTCCGGCGACCTCGTGAAGGTCAACTACATCGGCAAGCTGCCGAACGGACAGGTCTTTGACACCTCCCTTTACTCGGTGGCCACCGACAACGCTACTTACCCCAAGGCGCTGTGCTTCAGCTTCCGGGGCAACTCGAGCACTTACACCACCCTCAGCTTCACCGTGGGCAAGGACTCCATGATCGAAGGGTTCGAAAATGGCGTGATGGGGATGAAGGCCGGGGAGACCAAGACCTTTGTCATCACCCCCGATGAGGCTTATGGCGATGCCAACACATCTAAGATCACGACCATGAACCTCACCGAGACCATACCTGTCCAGAAGACCATGAGCGTGACGGAGTTCAAGGCATACTTCGGGGAGAGCCCGACCAAGTTCACGCTCTACACCGACCCGAATTACGGATGGACGGTGTGGACGACGATGGTTGACAGCTCGAACGTGGTGCTTCAAAACCAGCCGGTGAATGGTACGACCTACAAGGCCTTCGACTCGTCGACCGATCCCAGCTATGGGTGGAACATCACGGCGGAATACGATTCGACGGGCACCAATATCATCATCCACCACCATCTCGACGCCTCCAGCGCGATGACGGTGAAGGGCATCGATAGCTCCACCACGCTGTATGTAACGGGTGTGGACGAGTCCGCCGGGACCGCGGTCATCGATAAGAACAACCAGATCCTCGGCAAGGACCTGACCTTCACCGTGACCGTGGTCTCCATCGGATGA
- a CDS encoding glycosyltransferase family 4 protein translates to MRIVQLNPYHYPYMGGIEYRLHEVAKGLSRKHEMIILTSQLAGTAPEEERDGYRIVRLPSKFYGHYNPPYVATPGVLEALDRLDPDVVDFHYRWAPSYTKAIRRYRGKWIFTFHNTYGEGQGLGRAVSLVNDALFCRHIRDHRVICITEFIKGDLLKRGFRPEMLEVIPPGIDLQGGEGREGDYILFVGRLVGTKGLPYLIRAMSGVEGRLIIVGDGPEKEKLERLARSLGVTDRVEFTGWVSTERKLELLSNCRLFVMPSLFESYGMAVAEAMTWGKPVVASRVGGLPEVVGGGGILVPPKDGPALASALNGMLHDETKRRSCAAAAKKHITRYSWPNIFEELEETYRKVAEE, encoded by the coding sequence ATGCGAATCGTACAGCTTAACCCGTACCACTACCCGTACATGGGGGGGATCGAGTACCGTCTGCATGAGGTGGCCAAGGGACTTTCGAGGAAACATGAGATGATCATCCTCACCTCCCAGCTCGCCGGCACCGCACCGGAGGAGGAGCGAGATGGATACCGTATCGTCCGCCTGCCCTCGAAATTCTACGGCCATTACAATCCACCGTACGTTGCCACGCCCGGAGTGCTGGAAGCGCTGGACCGACTGGATCCGGACGTGGTCGACTTCCATTATCGGTGGGCTCCCTCGTACACCAAGGCCATCCGCCGCTACCGGGGAAAATGGATCTTCACCTTCCACAACACCTACGGCGAGGGACAGGGACTCGGCCGGGCGGTAAGTCTGGTCAACGATGCGCTGTTCTGTCGCCACATCCGCGACCATCGAGTCATCTGCATCACTGAGTTCATCAAAGGGGACCTCCTCAAGCGCGGCTTCCGGCCGGAGATGCTGGAGGTTATCCCACCGGGGATCGACCTTCAGGGCGGGGAGGGCAGGGAAGGGGACTACATCCTCTTCGTCGGCCGACTGGTGGGCACCAAGGGACTCCCATACCTGATAAGGGCGATGAGCGGGGTCGAGGGGAGACTGATCATCGTGGGCGACGGGCCGGAGAAAGAGAAACTGGAGCGACTGGCCCGTTCCCTCGGCGTCACCGACAGGGTCGAGTTCACGGGATGGGTCAGCACCGAGCGCAAGCTCGAGCTGCTCTCGAACTGCCGGCTGTTCGTCATGCCCTCGCTGTTCGAGTCCTACGGTATGGCAGTGGCTGAGGCGATGACCTGGGGGAAGCCAGTGGTGGCGTCCAGGGTCGGCGGCCTGCCCGAGGTGGTAGGGGGCGGCGGCATCCTCGTCCCGCCCAAGGACGGCCCGGCACTCGCTTCCGCTCTCAATGGCATGCTTCATGACGAGACCAAGCGCCGCTCCTGTGCCGCGGCGGCCAAGAAACACATCACCCGATATTCCTGGCCCAACATCTTCGAGGAACTCGAGGAGACCTATCGCAAGGTAGCCGAGGAGTGA